A stretch of the Lolium perenne isolate Kyuss_39 chromosome 3, Kyuss_2.0, whole genome shotgun sequence genome encodes the following:
- the LOC127345225 gene encoding F-box protein At5g07610 codes for MDGEMGEDVLSEILVRLPHKSLARFQCVSTNWNALIAADYLRRRLPLITSGVLFHDAPRDGVGRQAYTYACALPSSSSGETGNGGVAEADDMGFFPYHGTSSIIDGCNGLILYYSSSPQPTFHVVSPTTRRWAVLPAPRKKTLLSVLSFDPCASPHYKVVCFTRWLPRGASVEVFCSERGAWREHDKLDFGLDTDAMSATMHCFGGAVHVLAYSGHVVRIDLATMACTVTALPAPVSYRARAGHCRDRLRYASSDGSRLKFWELVDASRSEWALKHELGINDLVPGGSSLQATTAPTFLFMAFHPDREVVYLWTPGKLVAFNMEQRRVEEERVFGSAKEGAQLIQIWLFPFSRHLASCLA; via the coding sequence ATGGACGGCGAAATGGGCGAGGACGTGCTCAGTGAGATCCTCGTCAGGCTCCCGCACAAGTCGCTGGCGCGGTTCCAGTGCGTGTCCACCAACTGGAACGCCCTCATCGCCGCCGACTACCTCCGCCGCAGGCTCCCGCTCATCACGTCCGGCGTGCTCTTCCACGACGCGCCACGGGATGGCGTCGGGAGGCAGGCGTACACGTACGCCTGCGCCTTGCCATCCTCATCCTCCGGCGAAACGGGCAACGGCGGCGTGGCGGAGGCCGACGACATGGGCTTCTTCCCGTACCACGGTACCTCGAGCATCATCGACGGCTGCAACGGCCTAATCCTCTACTACTCATCATCACCGCAGCCGACGTTCCACGTGGTCAGCCCAACGACGCGGCGCTGGGCGGTGCTcccggcgccgaggaagaagacGCTGCTCTCCGTCCTGTCCTTCGACCCCTGCGCGTCCCCGCACTACAAGGTGGTGTGCTTCACCAGGTGGCTGCCGCGCGGCGCGTCCGTGGAGGTGTTCTGCTCGGAGCGCGGCGCGTGGCGCGAGCACGACAAGCTCGACTTCGGGCTCGACACCGACGCCATGTCCGCCACCATGCACTGCTTCGGCGGCGCCGTACACGTGCTGGCCTACTCGGGCCACGTCGTCCGCATCGACCTCGCCACCATGGCGTGCACGGTCACCGCGCTCCCGGCGCCCGTCAGCTACCGTGCGCGCGCGGGCCACTGCCGGGACCGCCTCCGGTACGCGTCCAGCGACGGCTCGCGCCTCAAGTTCTGGGAGCTCGTGGACGCGAGCAGATCAGAGTGGGCACTGAAGCACGAGCTGGGGATCAATGACCTCGTCCCCGGTGGCTCGTCCCTGCAGGCCACCACTGCTCCGACCTTCCTGTTCATGGCGTTCCACCCGGACAGGGAGGTGGTGTACCTGTGGACGCCCGGGAAGCTCGTCGCATTCAACATGGAGCAGAGGCGCGTGGAGGAGGAGCGGGTGTTCGGGTCGGCCAAGGAAGGCGCGCAGCTCATACAGATCTGGCTCTTTCCCTTCTCCCGCCATCTCGCCAGCTGCTTGGCCTGA